GTCGAAGACGAATTCGGCTTGACCATGCTTTCCAAACGCAAAGCAGATCGCATTCGCGAGTGGGAAAAAGTCATCGCAACACACGCCGAAGGCGATGTGGTTTCCGGTACTGTCGTTCGCAAAATCAAAGGTGGCCTGCTCATCAATATCGGCGTCAATGTCTTCCTGCCAGCCAGTCAGGTTGATATTCGTCGTCCCTCCGATATCGCCAACTACATTGGTCGTACTATTGAGTGTGTGATTCTGAAAATTGATGAAGCCCGACGAAACATCGTTGTCTCACGTCGTAAACTCATCGAAGAAAAACGTGAGAAACTCAAACAGGATCTGCTCAGCAAGATTGAAGAAGGTCAAATTGTTAAGGGCGTCGTGAAAAACATCGCCGACTTTGGTGCCTTCGTTGATCTCGGCGGGATTGATGGTCTGTTACACATAACCGATATGAGTTGGGGACGTATCAACCATCCGACTGAAATCGTGAAGATTGATGACGAAATCGAAGTCATGATCTTGAGTGTTGATCGTGAAAAAGAAAAAATTGCTCTCGGTCTCAAGCAGAAATCACCCAGCCCCTGGGAACTGGTCGAGTCCAAATACCCGGTGGGTACCAAAGTCATCGGTCACGTTGTCAACGTGATGTCTTACGGTGCCTTTGTCAAACTGGAAGACGGCATCGAAGGCCTGGTACACATCAGTGAGATGTCCTGGACCAAACGTATCAACCATCCAAGTGAACTCGTCAATATCGGCGATGAAGTGGAAGTGGTTGTTCTGGGTGTCAACAAAGACAAGCAGGAAATCTCTCTCGGTATGAAGCAGACTCAGTCCAACCCATGGGACGAAGTCACCAAAAAATACCCGGAAGGTGCCAAGGTCAAAGGAACCGTTCGCAATCTCACCAACTATGGTGCTTTCATCGAACTCGAAGAAGGTGTCGACGGCTTGCTGCACGTGAGCGATATGTCCTGGACACGTAAGATTTCTCATGCCAGTGAAGTCATGAAGAAAGGCGACGAAATCGAGTGTCTGGTCATTTCCGTTGATGAAGAGCGAAAGCGAATTGCTCTGGGACTGAAGCAGCTCGCTTCCGATCCATGGGAAACCGATATTCCTCAGAAATACCAGCCCGGTGCCATCGTGCAAGGGGTGGTTACCAAAATTACGAACTTTGGTGTCTTCGTAGAACTGGAAGATGAGCTGGAAGGTCTGCTCCACATTTCAGAACTCGCAGATCACAAAGTGGAAAACCCCGAAGATATTGTCAAGGTCGGCGAAACACTGGATGTCAAAATCCTGCGTGTTGACACTGATGATCGTAAGATCGGCCTGAGCCGTAAGCTCGAAGAGCCAATCGAAGAAGAAGTGTCGGGTGAA
This window of the Gimesia fumaroli genome carries:
- the rpsA gene encoding 30S ribosomal protein S1, translated to MVDRNLIREFNISDEDLDAAFAEVMPEVDADGEETDWVLDDVYASVSCAYDVNQIIDGVVLSVEGEEVLVDIGFKSEGVVHIDEWSEEEEPPKAGDKVQVLLEEVEDEFGLTMLSKRKADRIREWEKVIATHAEGDVVSGTVVRKIKGGLLINIGVNVFLPASQVDIRRPSDIANYIGRTIECVILKIDEARRNIVVSRRKLIEEKREKLKQDLLSKIEEGQIVKGVVKNIADFGAFVDLGGIDGLLHITDMSWGRINHPTEIVKIDDEIEVMILSVDREKEKIALGLKQKSPSPWELVESKYPVGTKVIGHVVNVMSYGAFVKLEDGIEGLVHISEMSWTKRINHPSELVNIGDEVEVVVLGVNKDKQEISLGMKQTQSNPWDEVTKKYPEGAKVKGTVRNLTNYGAFIELEEGVDGLLHVSDMSWTRKISHASEVMKKGDEIECLVISVDEERKRIALGLKQLASDPWETDIPQKYQPGAIVQGVVTKITNFGVFVELEDELEGLLHISELADHKVENPEDIVKVGETLDVKILRVDTDDRKIGLSRKLEEPIEEEVSGEAGEPATAGAPRKELMGGTGGNAPLFSMPSETSESSEEAPAEEPAAEEKAEESAE